A genomic stretch from Marinobacter fonticola includes:
- the ilvC gene encoding ketol-acid reductoisomerase produces MQVYYDKDCDLSIVQGKRVAIVGYGSQGHAHANNLKESGVEVVVALREGSSSATKAEAAGLIVKSVAEASKEADIVMMLAPDENQKAIYESEIEPNLKKGGVLAFAHGFNVHYNQIVARKDLDVIMVAPKAPGHTVRTEFTRGGGIPDLIAIHQDASGNAKNIALSYASAIGGGRTGIIETSFKDETETDLFGEQAVLCGGAVELVKAGFETLTDAGYAPEMAYFECLHELKLIVDLMYEGGIANMNYSISNNAEYGEYVTGPEVINEQSREAMRNALKRVQSGEYAKMFIQEGSTNYPSMTARRRLNAEHPIETVGEKLRSMMPWISANKIVDKEKN; encoded by the coding sequence ATGCAGGTTTATTACGATAAAGATTGCGATCTCTCAATCGTTCAGGGCAAGAGGGTCGCTATCGTTGGTTATGGTTCTCAGGGCCATGCCCATGCCAATAACCTGAAGGAATCTGGCGTCGAGGTTGTTGTCGCACTGCGTGAAGGTTCTTCTTCTGCCACCAAGGCCGAAGCGGCAGGTCTGATCGTCAAGAGCGTTGCCGAAGCCTCAAAGGAAGCGGATATCGTCATGATGCTGGCGCCGGATGAGAACCAGAAGGCGATCTACGAAAGCGAAATCGAACCGAACCTGAAGAAGGGCGGTGTACTGGCTTTCGCCCACGGCTTTAACGTTCATTACAACCAGATCGTAGCTCGCAAGGATCTGGATGTGATCATGGTTGCGCCGAAGGCTCCGGGTCACACTGTTCGCACCGAGTTCACCCGTGGCGGCGGTATCCCTGATCTGATCGCCATCCACCAGGATGCCTCCGGTAACGCCAAAAATATTGCCTTGTCTTATGCCAGCGCTATCGGCGGCGGCCGCACGGGTATTATCGAGACCTCTTTCAAAGATGAGACCGAAACCGACCTGTTCGGTGAGCAGGCTGTTCTGTGTGGCGGCGCTGTCGAGCTGGTCAAGGCTGGGTTTGAGACGCTGACTGATGCGGGTTACGCGCCGGAAATGGCGTATTTCGAGTGTCTGCACGAGCTTAAGTTGATCGTTGACCTGATGTACGAGGGCGGCATCGCCAACATGAACTACTCCATCTCCAATAACGCGGAGTATGGCGAGTATGTAACCGGTCCGGAAGTGATCAACGAACAGTCTCGGGAAGCCATGCGCAACGCACTGAAGCGCGTCCAGAGTGGTGAGTACGCCAAGATGTTCATTCAGGAAGGTAGCACTAACTATCCCTCAATGACTGCCCGTCGCCGGCTGAATGCCGAGCATCCCATCGAAACAGTGGGCGAGAAGTTGCGCTCCATGATGCCTTGGATTTCCGCGAACAAGATCGTGGACAAGGAAAAGAACTAA
- the pssA gene encoding CDP-diacylglycerol--serine O-phosphatidyltransferase, with product MSKNNEADNNSVSTEEALREGEVVEEEVVEGARVRRKGIYLLPNLLTTASLFSGFFAMVSAANGMFENAAIAIFVSMVLDGLDGRVARMTNTQSKFGEEYDSLADMVAFGVAPGLVAFFWSLNSFGQFGWAITFIYVAGAALRLARFNTQIGSVDKKYFVGLPSPSAAAVVAGLVWCFQGVEPELWLKLMTVLVVGGAGVLMVSNILYRSFKDLDLKGRVPFAAILVVVLVFVVVTLDPGTVLFVGFLVYGLSGPFRALFRKVRRPRAQPSEAAGVNKD from the coding sequence ATGAGCAAGAATAACGAAGCTGACAACAATTCGGTATCCACGGAAGAGGCGCTTCGCGAAGGTGAAGTTGTTGAAGAGGAGGTTGTCGAGGGCGCGCGCGTCCGTAGAAAGGGGATCTATCTCCTGCCGAACCTGCTTACCACGGCCTCTTTGTTTTCAGGTTTCTTTGCGATGGTCTCTGCGGCCAACGGGATGTTCGAAAATGCGGCCATCGCCATTTTCGTATCCATGGTCCTCGACGGGCTCGATGGCCGTGTCGCCCGAATGACCAATACCCAAAGTAAATTCGGTGAGGAATACGATAGTCTCGCCGACATGGTGGCTTTCGGTGTGGCGCCCGGACTCGTTGCGTTTTTCTGGTCGTTGAACAGTTTCGGCCAGTTTGGCTGGGCCATAACCTTCATCTACGTAGCGGGTGCCGCTCTAAGGCTTGCGCGGTTCAATACGCAGATTGGATCGGTCGACAAGAAGTATTTCGTCGGTCTTCCCAGTCCTTCGGCGGCAGCTGTCGTCGCCGGCCTGGTCTGGTGTTTCCAGGGCGTTGAGCCCGAACTCTGGTTGAAGTTAATGACCGTACTGGTCGTCGGGGGTGCAGGGGTGCTGATGGTCAGCAACATCCTTTATCGCAGCTTTAAGGATCTCGATCTTAAAGGGCGTGTACCCTTTGCGGCCATTTTGGTGGTGGTCCTGGTCTTCGTTGTGGTGACGTTAGATCCGGGCACGGTGCTTTTTGTTGGTTTTCTGGTTTATGGGCTTTCCGGCCCATTTCGTGCCTTGTTCCGCAAGGTTCGTCGTCCGCGGGCACAGCCTTCTGAAGCTGCTGGCGTCAACAAAGACTAG
- the rimI gene encoding ribosomal protein S18-alanine N-acetyltransferase, giving the protein MALETPYLEIGRLSRSIRPLELADLGDVLEIERTGYSHPWSEGVFRDCFRPDYRLWALTGFERLRGYAIVAHLFDEAHLLNLCVAEHSRRSGAGRMLLRFLIKTVFDEGMDRLILEVRRSNAPAIALYESEGFSVIGERPGYYPGTIEREDALVFAVESMKGR; this is encoded by the coding sequence ATGGCCCTGGAAACACCCTATCTAGAAATCGGCCGGTTATCGCGATCGATTCGTCCACTTGAGCTAGCTGACCTTGGCGACGTGTTGGAAATCGAACGCACTGGCTACTCGCATCCCTGGAGCGAGGGCGTCTTTCGCGACTGCTTTCGTCCCGATTATCGCCTCTGGGCTTTGACTGGATTTGAGAGGTTGCGGGGCTATGCCATTGTTGCCCACCTCTTTGACGAGGCGCACCTACTCAACCTTTGCGTTGCAGAGCATTCGCGTCGATCTGGTGCTGGGCGCATGTTGCTTCGTTTTCTGATCAAGACTGTTTTCGACGAAGGGATGGATCGCCTGATTCTTGAGGTGCGGCGTTCCAACGCGCCTGCCATCGCGCTCTATGAATCGGAAGGATTCTCCGTGATAGGCGAGCGACCAGGTTACTACCCAGGCACGATAGAGCGAGAAGACGCACTGGTCTTCGCTGTCGAGTCGATGAAGGGACGATAA
- a CDS encoding energy-coupling factor ABC transporter permease — protein sequence MGLTPDLVGAGWLWLMNLVLVIVVGLSIWHADWAQLAVERSLQHSVFAAAVLLMLVWQMRAGLSPGLTIHIFGITAVTLMLGWAFAILAGTVALVFMVILGKESLIMLGVNGIITVAIPAFVSYGIMLWERSRGFRNFFAYLFVCGFFGAAIAVASAGLCMVFLLWVFGVYDWETLVHEYVRYLPLIMLPEAFVNGTVTSGLMVFHPQRLLTLDESRYL from the coding sequence ATGGGGTTGACGCCCGATCTCGTCGGGGCAGGCTGGCTCTGGTTGATGAATCTGGTCCTGGTCATCGTAGTTGGTTTGTCGATATGGCATGCGGACTGGGCTCAACTTGCCGTGGAGCGGTCGCTGCAGCATAGCGTGTTTGCAGCCGCCGTTTTGCTAATGCTGGTTTGGCAGATGCGGGCAGGTTTGTCCCCGGGCTTGACCATCCATATTTTTGGCATTACCGCTGTAACGCTCATGCTGGGGTGGGCTTTTGCGATTCTTGCCGGCACCGTAGCTTTGGTGTTCATGGTCATTCTCGGCAAGGAATCGCTGATCATGCTGGGTGTGAATGGGATTATCACGGTCGCTATTCCGGCATTCGTCAGCTATGGAATTATGCTATGGGAGCGTAGCCGTGGCTTCCGCAATTTTTTCGCCTACCTCTTTGTCTGCGGTTTCTTTGGCGCGGCCATTGCCGTGGCTTCGGCGGGCCTGTGCATGGTTTTTCTGCTGTGGGTTTTTGGCGTTTATGATTGGGAAACCTTGGTTCATGAGTACGTCCGTTACCTGCCGCTGATCATGCTGCCAGAGGCTTTTGTCAACGGTACGGTGACGTCCGGTCTAATGGTCTTCCATCCTCAGCGCCTGCTGACTCTGGATGAAAGTCGATATCTGTGA
- the prfC gene encoding peptide chain release factor 3: protein MTTLSAEIEKRRTFAIISHPDAGKTTITEKVLLFGKALQKAGTVKGKKSGQHAKSDWMEMEKERGISVTTSVMQFPYEDKLVNLLDTPGHEDFSEDTYRTLTAVDACLMVIDSAKGVEERTIKLMEVTRLRDTPILTFMNKLDRDTRDPIELMDEVEDILKIACAPVTWPIGMGKNFKGVYHLLRDEVVLYQSGQGHTIQERRVVSGLDNPELDEAIGAYAQDLRDEIELVKGASHEFDADAFLNGELTPVFFGTALGNFGVDHMLDGLVEWAPSPQPRSTDVRKVVPTEEGFSGFVFKIQANMDPQHRDRVAFLRIVSGKYSQGMKTRHVRIGKDVRVADALTFMAGDREQAEEAYAGDIIGLHNHGTIQLGDTFTAGEDMKFTGIPNFAPELFRRIRLKDPLKAKQLQKGLVQLSEEGAVQVFRPMKNNDLIVGAVGVLQFDVVVSRLKSEYKVDAVYEPINVATARWVTCDDVKKLDEFERKAYDNLALDGSDRLTYIAPTMVNLQLAQERYPDVRFNKTREH from the coding sequence ATGACCACGCTTTCTGCGGAAATCGAAAAGCGTCGGACGTTTGCGATCATCTCGCACCCGGACGCCGGTAAAACCACCATCACCGAGAAGGTCTTGCTGTTCGGTAAAGCGCTTCAAAAAGCAGGGACCGTCAAAGGCAAAAAATCCGGTCAGCACGCCAAATCCGACTGGATGGAAATGGAAAAGGAGCGGGGCATTTCGGTGACTACCTCCGTGATGCAATTTCCATATGAAGACAAGCTGGTCAACCTGCTGGATACGCCGGGACACGAGGATTTCTCGGAAGATACCTACCGTACCCTTACTGCGGTGGATGCCTGCCTGATGGTGATTGATAGTGCCAAAGGCGTTGAGGAACGCACCATCAAATTGATGGAGGTGACGCGTCTGCGCGATACCCCGATTCTCACATTCATGAACAAGCTCGACCGGGATACTCGCGATCCGATTGAACTCATGGATGAAGTGGAGGACATTCTTAAGATTGCATGCGCTCCGGTGACCTGGCCCATTGGTATGGGCAAGAATTTTAAGGGCGTGTATCACCTACTGCGCGATGAGGTGGTGCTCTACCAGTCTGGTCAGGGGCATACGATTCAAGAACGCCGGGTTGTCAGTGGGTTGGACAATCCCGAGCTGGATGAGGCGATTGGCGCCTATGCTCAGGATTTGAGAGATGAAATTGAGTTGGTTAAGGGTGCCTCCCATGAGTTCGACGCCGATGCGTTTCTCAATGGTGAGTTGACGCCGGTGTTCTTCGGGACGGCACTGGGTAACTTTGGGGTGGATCATATGCTGGATGGGCTTGTCGAGTGGGCACCGTCGCCGCAGCCTCGGAGTACCGACGTCCGGAAAGTGGTGCCTACTGAAGAGGGCTTTTCCGGGTTTGTATTCAAAATTCAGGCAAATATGGATCCCCAGCATCGTGACCGCGTTGCGTTCCTGCGAATCGTATCGGGTAAGTACAGTCAAGGCATGAAAACACGGCATGTGCGTATTGGTAAGGATGTCCGTGTAGCTGACGCCTTGACCTTTATGGCGGGTGACCGTGAGCAAGCGGAAGAGGCGTATGCCGGTGACATCATTGGGTTGCACAACCATGGAACCATTCAGCTCGGCGACACATTCACGGCCGGTGAGGACATGAAATTTACCGGGATTCCGAACTTCGCCCCTGAATTGTTTCGACGGATTCGTCTCAAGGATCCGCTCAAAGCCAAGCAGTTGCAGAAAGGGTTGGTTCAGTTGTCGGAAGAAGGTGCTGTTCAAGTCTTCCGGCCAATGAAGAACAATGACCTGATCGTCGGTGCAGTGGGTGTTCTGCAGTTCGACGTCGTGGTGAGTCGTCTTAAAAGCGAATACAAAGTCGATGCCGTTTACGAGCCCATCAACGTTGCAACCGCCCGCTGGGTAACCTGTGACGATGTGAAAAAGCTAGATGAGTTTGAGCGCAAGGCCTATGACAATCTAGCCTTGGACGGTAGCGACCGGTTGACCTATATCGCGCCAACCATGGTCAACTTGCAGTTGGCTCAGGAGCGTTACCCGGATGTCCGCTTCAATAAGACGCGGGAACACTAA
- a CDS encoding TatD family hydrolase: protein MLVDAHCHLDYPEFDGERAQLIKACHEQGIDRIVIPGVRSATWQRVAETASGDSSLFYCLGIHPWYVNEHSEEDLERLEQQLASRSRQCVALGECGLDRLHGDLAGQMPWFEAQVDMAQSLSTPLVVHSVRTNDEVGAVLRKKRFDGSVLIHGFSGSPEQAKSLVDSGCFLGVGGVITYARARKTRRALAEIPLEHLVLETDAPDMPPEGLAKGENSPLKILAVFRALCDMRPEPEARIAEQLRANVDRLYGW from the coding sequence ATGCTGGTCGATGCCCACTGCCATTTGGATTACCCGGAATTTGACGGGGAGCGTGCGCAGCTCATCAAGGCGTGCCACGAACAAGGTATCGACCGTATCGTTATTCCAGGGGTCCGGTCCGCGACCTGGCAGCGGGTGGCCGAGACTGCGTCCGGCGACTCTTCACTGTTCTACTGTCTGGGTATTCATCCCTGGTATGTTAATGAGCACAGTGAGGAAGATCTCGAACGACTTGAGCAGCAACTGGCAAGTCGATCTCGCCAATGCGTGGCGCTGGGCGAGTGTGGACTAGACCGGCTCCACGGCGATTTGGCTGGCCAAATGCCATGGTTCGAGGCCCAGGTGGATATGGCTCAATCGCTTTCGACGCCACTGGTTGTTCATTCGGTGCGAACCAATGACGAGGTTGGAGCGGTGCTGCGGAAAAAGCGCTTCGATGGCAGCGTCCTCATCCACGGTTTCTCGGGGAGCCCCGAACAGGCAAAAAGTTTGGTCGATTCCGGTTGTTTTCTGGGGGTTGGTGGGGTAATTACCTACGCTCGCGCGCGCAAGACACGGCGTGCCCTCGCGGAGATTCCGCTTGAGCACCTGGTGCTGGAAACCGATGCGCCGGATATGCCACCGGAAGGCCTGGCCAAGGGTGAAAACTCGCCGCTCAAGATTCTCGCCGTATTCCGAGCTTTATGTGACATGCGGCCAGAACCGGAGGCGCGCATTGCGGAGCAGTTACGGGCAAACGTGGATCGTCTTTACGGCTGGTGA
- the rplM gene encoding 50S ribosomal protein L13, whose amino-acid sequence MKTLSAKPESVKRDWYVVDAAGKTLGRLSTEIALRLRGKHKAEYTPHVDTGDYIVVVNAEKVRVTGKKAFAKKYYHHTGFPGGIREINFEKLIDKAPEQVIGHSVKGMLPKGPLGRAMFKKLKIYAGAEHPHAAQQPKELDI is encoded by the coding sequence ATGAAGACTCTGAGTGCGAAACCAGAAAGCGTAAAGCGTGACTGGTACGTTGTAGACGCAGCCGGCAAGACGCTGGGTCGTCTGTCAACTGAAATCGCCCTTCGTCTGCGGGGCAAGCACAAAGCTGAGTACACCCCTCACGTCGACACGGGTGACTATATTGTCGTGGTCAACGCAGAGAAAGTACGCGTTACCGGCAAGAAGGCTTTCGCGAAAAAATATTACCACCACACCGGTTTTCCGGGTGGTATTCGTGAGATCAACTTCGAAAAGCTGATCGATAAGGCGCCTGAACAGGTTATTGGGCACTCCGTTAAGGGTATGCTGCCGAAGGGACCGCTGGGTCGCGCCATGTTCAAAAAGCTGAAAATCTATGCCGGCGCTGAGCACCCGCACGCAGCCCAGCAGCCCAAAGAACTCGACATTTAA
- the rpsI gene encoding 30S ribosomal protein S9: MSVAQNYGTGRRKTSTARVFIKPGSGSITINDCTIEQFFGRETLQMIVRQPLVLTESQERFDIKITVEGGGTSGQAGAIRHGLTRALMDYDETLRPALRRAGYVTRDARSVERKKVGLRKARKRPQYSKR, from the coding sequence ATGTCTGTAGCACAAAATTACGGTACTGGTCGCCGCAAAACTTCTACGGCGCGCGTATTTATCAAGCCGGGTAGCGGTAGCATCACCATCAACGATTGCACGATCGAGCAGTTCTTTGGTCGCGAGACCCTGCAGATGATCGTTCGTCAGCCCTTGGTTCTGACCGAGTCCCAAGAGCGTTTTGATATTAAGATCACCGTTGAGGGTGGCGGTACCAGTGGTCAGGCAGGCGCTATTCGCCACGGCCTGACGCGCGCCCTGATGGACTATGACGAGACGCTGCGTCCGGCGCTACGTCGTGCTGGATATGTGACTCGTGATGCGCGTAGCGTTGAGCGTAAGAAAGTGGGTCTGCGCAAAGCGCGTAAGCGTCCGCAGTACTCCAAGCGTTAA
- the petA gene encoding ubiquinol-cytochrome c reductase iron-sulfur subunit, producing the protein MNNGDVSQSRRRFLIGATAAVGGVGVVGAAVPFVASWNPSARAEAAGAPVTVNIDKIEPGQQITVEWRGKPVWIVRRTDEMLQNIEKLNERVKDPQSETTTQQPEYVEGIYRSLKPEVAVLVGICTHLGCVPSYRPEVAPADLGEDWLGGFFCPCHGSHYDLAGRVYQSQPAPLNLEVPPYRYDSDTTLTVGLDPEAA; encoded by the coding sequence ATGAATAATGGCGACGTGAGCCAGAGCCGACGCCGATTTTTAATCGGCGCCACTGCTGCGGTGGGGGGTGTCGGTGTCGTTGGCGCGGCCGTGCCTTTTGTAGCGTCCTGGAACCCAAGTGCCAGAGCCGAGGCTGCAGGTGCACCGGTTACGGTTAATATCGATAAGATTGAGCCAGGACAGCAGATAACGGTGGAGTGGCGTGGCAAGCCAGTCTGGATCGTGCGCCGGACCGACGAAATGCTACAAAACATCGAGAAGCTCAACGAGCGCGTCAAGGATCCTCAGTCCGAAACGACGACTCAGCAGCCGGAATACGTCGAGGGAATCTATCGCTCGCTGAAGCCCGAAGTGGCGGTCCTCGTCGGTATCTGTACTCACTTGGGCTGTGTCCCGAGCTACCGTCCTGAAGTGGCCCCGGCGGATCTGGGTGAAGACTGGCTGGGCGGTTTCTTCTGTCCTTGTCACGGCTCCCATTACGATCTTGCCGGTCGGGTCTACCAAAGTCAGCCTGCACCTCTAAATCTAGAAGTGCCGCCCTACCGCTATGACTCCGACACTACCTTGACTGTCGGTCTTGATCCGGAGGCCGCGTAA
- a CDS encoding cytochrome b yields MQKLIQWIDDRLPIVEAYNKHLGKYYAPKNFNVWYFFGSLALLVLVNQLVTGIWLTMSYNPSAEGAFASVEYIMRDVQWGWLLRYLHSTGASAFFVVVYLHMFRGLMYGSYQKPRELIWIFGMLIYLVLMAEAFMGYLLPWGQMSYWGAQVIVNLFGAIPVIGDDLSLWIRGDYLISGITLNRFFALHVIALPIVLLGLVVLHILALHEVGSNNPDGIDIKKNKDENGIPKDGIPFHPYYSVHDLVGVGVFLFVFCIVVFFFPEMGGLFLEKPNFEPANSLKTPEHIAPVWYFTPFYAMLRAVTVDLFGLPAKFWGVVVMGAAIAILFVLPWLDRSPVRSIRYKGLLSKIALAILVISFVVLGYLGIVPATAGRTLLAQVLTTLYFLYFILMPFYTRMEKTKPVPERVTG; encoded by the coding sequence ATGCAAAAGCTTATTCAGTGGATTGACGATCGTCTGCCGATCGTAGAAGCCTATAACAAGCATCTGGGCAAGTATTACGCGCCTAAGAACTTTAACGTCTGGTACTTCTTCGGTTCCCTGGCGTTGCTGGTACTGGTTAACCAGTTGGTAACCGGTATTTGGCTGACCATGAGTTATAACCCTTCGGCTGAAGGCGCTTTCGCGTCGGTCGAGTACATCATGCGTGATGTCCAGTGGGGCTGGCTCCTGCGCTATCTGCATTCCACGGGCGCATCGGCCTTCTTCGTCGTAGTTTATCTCCATATGTTCCGCGGCTTGATGTATGGCTCCTATCAGAAGCCCCGCGAGCTCATTTGGATTTTCGGTATGCTCATCTACCTCGTGTTGATGGCCGAAGCCTTCATGGGTTACCTGCTGCCCTGGGGGCAAATGTCCTACTGGGGGGCTCAGGTTATCGTCAACCTGTTTGGTGCGATCCCGGTGATTGGCGATGATTTGTCGCTGTGGATACGAGGCGACTACTTGATATCGGGAATTACGCTTAACCGTTTCTTCGCGTTGCACGTGATTGCGCTGCCGATTGTTCTGCTGGGCCTGGTGGTGCTGCATATTCTGGCATTGCACGAAGTGGGTTCGAATAACCCCGATGGCATCGATATCAAGAAGAACAAAGACGAGAACGGTATCCCGAAAGATGGTATTCCGTTCCATCCCTACTACTCCGTTCATGACCTGGTCGGTGTAGGGGTCTTCCTGTTCGTGTTCTGTATTGTCGTCTTCTTCTTCCCGGAGATGGGCGGGCTATTCTTGGAGAAGCCAAATTTCGAGCCGGCTAACTCCCTCAAAACGCCTGAGCACATTGCGCCCGTATGGTATTTCACGCCTTTCTACGCGATGCTGCGTGCGGTAACCGTTGATCTGTTCGGCTTGCCCGCGAAATTCTGGGGCGTGGTTGTGATGGGCGCCGCGATTGCCATCTTGTTTGTGCTGCCCTGGCTTGATCGCAGCCCAGTTCGCTCGATTCGCTACAAGGGGCTTTTGAGCAAGATTGCTCTCGCGATCCTTGTCATCAGCTTCGTTGTCCTGGGCTATTTGGGTATCGTGCCGGCGACTGCCGGACGCACGCTTCTGGCTCAGGTGCTGACGACGCTGTACTTCCTTTACTTCATTCTGATGCCGTTCTACACGCGGATGGAGAAAACAAAACCGGTTCCGGAAAGGGTGACAGGCTGA
- a CDS encoding cytochrome c1, with the protein MRKLIVGLFIMCLPALGLAVGGAGIPLDHMEPDHSNKASLQRGAAMFTNYCMGCHSMEYARYKRVAEDLEIPEELYEDNMIFTGAKIGELMKIGMGKEEAQAWFGNPPPDLTLEARLRGESWIYSYLRGFYQDESRPLGVNNVVFSNVGMPHVLVDKQGLCAVEPHIGDGASVDPLSGNVVNGSVCPEWAIEGSMTPGEFDIAMYDLTNFLSYMGDPVKLERERLGIFVLIFIAIFFVFAYLLNREYWKDVH; encoded by the coding sequence ATGAGAAAACTGATTGTTGGTCTTTTCATAATGTGCCTGCCAGCCTTGGGGCTGGCTGTAGGTGGCGCAGGTATTCCGCTCGATCATATGGAGCCGGATCACAGCAACAAAGCTTCGCTTCAGCGCGGCGCGGCGATGTTTACTAACTACTGTATGGGCTGCCATTCCATGGAATACGCGCGCTACAAGCGTGTCGCTGAAGATTTGGAAATACCTGAAGAGCTATACGAAGACAATATGATCTTCACCGGTGCCAAAATCGGCGAGCTCATGAAAATTGGCATGGGCAAAGAAGAGGCTCAGGCTTGGTTTGGTAATCCGCCGCCGGATCTGACTTTGGAGGCGCGCCTGCGGGGTGAAAGCTGGATCTATTCTTACCTGCGTGGGTTCTATCAGGACGAGTCACGGCCGCTGGGCGTCAACAATGTGGTGTTCTCCAATGTGGGTATGCCGCACGTGCTGGTTGACAAGCAAGGGCTGTGTGCCGTTGAGCCGCATATTGGGGATGGCGCTAGCGTTGATCCGTTGAGTGGCAATGTGGTCAATGGTTCAGTCTGTCCCGAGTGGGCGATAGAAGGCTCCATGACGCCGGGGGAATTTGATATCGCGATGTACGACCTTACAAACTTTCTGTCGTACATGGGGGATCCGGTTAAGCTGGAGCGGGAACGTTTGGGTATTTTCGTCCTGATCTTTATCGCTATCTTCTTCGTGTTCGCTTACTTGCTCAACCGCGAGTACTGGAAAGACGTACACTAA
- the sspA gene encoding stringent starvation protein SspA translates to MGVVTKRSSMTFFSDPASHYSHRVRIVLAEKGVTVDVVDVDPDNPPEELSDLNPYNALPTLVDRDLVLYEPNIMMEYLDERFPHPPLLPVYPVARANSRLMIHRIQKDWCGLVDQILAQPNAKASEAARKELRESLLATAPLFGEMPYFLSEEFTIVDCCIGPILWRLPALGIELQEKQAKPLMKYMERLFQREGFKASLSDIEEDIRS, encoded by the coding sequence ATGGGCGTTGTGACCAAGCGGTCATCAATGACGTTTTTTTCCGATCCGGCTAGCCACTACAGCCATCGGGTACGTATTGTTCTCGCCGAAAAGGGCGTCACAGTCGACGTCGTTGACGTGGATCCTGACAACCCGCCGGAGGAGCTCTCCGATCTGAATCCATACAATGCGCTGCCAACTCTGGTTGATCGTGATCTGGTTCTGTATGAGCCAAATATCATGATGGAATATTTGGACGAGCGCTTCCCGCACCCACCATTGCTCCCGGTGTATCCGGTAGCTAGGGCCAACAGTCGGCTCATGATTCATCGTATCCAGAAGGATTGGTGCGGACTCGTTGATCAAATTCTTGCGCAACCTAATGCGAAGGCATCCGAAGCCGCACGTAAAGAGCTTCGTGAGAGTCTGTTAGCGACCGCGCCGCTGTTTGGTGAAATGCCGTACTTCCTGTCTGAGGAATTCACCATTGTCGACTGTTGTATCGGTCCGATTCTTTGGCGCCTGCCTGCATTGGGTATCGAACTGCAGGAGAAGCAGGCCAAGCCGCTAATGAAATATATGGAACGGCTGTTCCAGCGTGAAGGTTTCAAGGCGAGCTTATCGGATATTGAAGAAGATATCCGTAGCTGA
- a CDS encoding ClpXP protease specificity-enhancing factor — translation MASSRPYLVRAFNEWILDNNCTPYILVDAGVQGVQVPSEHVANGQIVLNISPSAVKALMIGNSVLEFSARFGGVPMQVSVPLVAVLAIYARENGEGMVFGSEPGTPDPDGTGTDPEESSRQPPERPSRKPSLKVVK, via the coding sequence ATGGCGTCCAGCCGACCCTATCTGGTTCGGGCATTTAACGAATGGATTCTGGATAACAACTGCACACCCTACATTTTAGTCGATGCGGGTGTTCAGGGGGTGCAGGTCCCATCCGAGCATGTCGCGAACGGTCAGATTGTGTTGAATATCAGCCCGAGCGCAGTGAAGGCACTGATGATTGGTAACAGTGTCCTTGAATTCAGCGCCCGTTTTGGCGGCGTCCCCATGCAGGTTTCTGTGCCGTTGGTGGCGGTGCTTGCAATCTATGCTCGCGAGAATGGAGAAGGCATGGTGTTTGGTAGTGAGCCTGGCACCCCGGATCCGGATGGCACGGGTACCGATCCTGAAGAGAGTAGTCGTCAGCCGCCGGAGCGCCCCTCAAGAAAGCCCAGTCTCAAGGTCGTCAAATAG
- a CDS encoding D-sedoheptulose-7-phosphate isomerase, with product MTDQTPEFLINSMFAEHMENAAHTAAEQGPAITAAADALVNSLLSDAKILLCANGSANCLAQYFCTNLLNRFDQDRPALPAMNLGADATTFSAVCRDNRFNETFSRQVRALGKEGDTLFVLVDDGHKANLIQAIQAAHDRGMKVVVLSAKEKTDVTSLLHPDDHEIALHNLHPTQATGVFVLIMNSLCALIDQKIFGG from the coding sequence ATGACTGACCAAACACCCGAATTTTTAATTAACTCCATGTTCGCCGAACATATGGAAAACGCCGCCCATACAGCAGCCGAACAGGGCCCAGCTATTACCGCGGCAGCTGATGCCTTGGTCAATTCACTGTTGTCCGATGCCAAAATTCTGCTTTGTGCAAATGGTAGCGCCAACTGCCTGGCCCAGTATTTTTGCACAAACCTGCTAAACCGCTTCGACCAGGATCGCCCGGCACTTCCGGCGATGAACCTGGGCGCCGACGCCACAACGTTCTCGGCTGTATGCCGTGATAACCGGTTCAATGAGACTTTTTCACGTCAAGTTCGAGCCTTAGGCAAGGAAGGCGACACCCTGTTTGTTTTGGTCGACGATGGGCACAAGGCTAATCTAATCCAGGCCATCCAGGCGGCCCATGATCGAGGCATGAAAGTGGTCGTGCTCAGCGCCAAGGAAAAGACAGATGTGACATCTCTACTCCATCCAGACGACCATGAGATCGCCCTGCACAACCTACATCCCACCCAGGCGACCGGGGTATTCGTACTAATAATGAATAGCCTGTGTGCACTTATCGACCAGAAAATTTTTGGCGGGTAG